The Candidatus Zixiibacteriota bacterium genome includes the window GAATGAATGCCTTGAAAGCCTCGACGGCTTTCTCGTATTCATGGCCGCGAATGATTATGAAAGCATCGTCATAGGCTTTGTAGCAGTCGTCCGAAGTGACAGTTCCAGGCACTTCCGGTGGCTGTCCGGGGGTAGCAGCAGGAGTGACATTACCTGCACTAGTGGAACCACGCAGAACACGCTTCTCATGGACCGCGCGGTAGATAGCGTCGATCTTCTGCAACATGTCCTGGTATGATTCCTGTAGCGCCGATATCTGTTGTTCGAGTTGATCAACAGTCATCGAGACATCCGTCCTCAGCCGCCGATTGTTGTCCGACTCCTGAGTGGATAGAGTGTCCAGCTTAGTCAAAGCCTGAACTACTTGTGTGTTCTGGCGCTGAACCTCTTCAACCTGCATCCGCAGTTCGTCGATATGTCGCGGCGTACAGCATCCAGAGAGCAACGCACCCACAAACAGAACCGCCATCATAAAGATGGCGGTTACTGGTATTCTATTACGGGTCAGCATGTTTTTCACGCGTCTTTTCTGTTACTGCGATACTACGCGGAATTCGCAGCGACGGTTCTTGTCCCAGGCGGCTTCGTTAGAGCCAGGGTTAGCCGGGCGCTCTTTACCATAACTGATGAATGAGAGCCGGGCTGGTGCAATCCCCAAACCAACCAGATAATCCTTGGCTGCCTTGGCTCGCTTCTCACCCAAAGACAAGTTGTACTCGACCGTGCCACGTTCGTCGCAGTGACCTTCGATCTTGGCAATTGCCGACGGGAACTCCATCAACAAGTT containing:
- the pal gene encoding peptidoglycan-associated lipoprotein Pal translates to LDPKVETPPEAPAPPPPQAPQPPPPPPPPATIEESQFVTVYFDFDKFNLHSEAKAALDANYNLLMEFPSAIAKIEGHCDERGTVEYNLSLGEKRAKAAKDYLVGLGIAPARLSFISYGKERPANPGSNEAAWDKNRRCEFRVVSQ
- the ybgF gene encoding tol-pal system protein YbgF; this translates as MKNMLTRNRIPVTAIFMMAVLFVGALLSGCCTPRHIDELRMQVEEVQRQNTQVVQALTKLDTLSTQESDNNRRLRTDVSMTVDQLEQQISALQESYQDMLQKIDAIYRAVHEKRVLRGSTSAGNVTPAATPGQPPEVPGTVTSDDCYKAYDDAFIIIRGHEYEKAVEAFKAFIRDCEKHELVENAHYWIGEAYYSLEQFDDAVGEFEFLLENYGSSVNTSRALYKLGRSRQELGKKAEAKEAFQKLIDEHGGTLEAEQAKERLKELK